In Candidatus Poribacteria bacterium, the following proteins share a genomic window:
- the ccsA gene encoding cytochrome c biogenesis protein CcsA, with translation MHMFRITHLIFSLTALLIAVSLILIGLAPVDETLGVSQKIFYLHVPCAWAAALAFLVNFIGSLGYLIKGGLKWDRIASSSAEIGVVFGAIALVTGSIWARFAWGVWWTWDVRLTTTLILWLAYLGYILVRCMAQDEKRRTFSAVIGIAAFADVPLVFLSIRWWRSIHPVVITRSGMNLSPRMKLAFFISLAAVTMLYLCLMIVRVRLERMKDIVDTMRER, from the coding sequence ATGCATATGTTCAGGATAACGCATCTGATATTCTCGCTCACAGCCTTGCTTATAGCGGTCTCGCTGATTCTCATTGGTCTCGCGCCGGTGGACGAAACGTTGGGCGTGAGCCAGAAGATATTTTACCTCCATGTCCCATGTGCATGGGCCGCTGCCCTAGCCTTCCTGGTCAACTTCATCGGCAGCCTCGGATATCTGATCAAGGGAGGTTTGAAGTGGGATAGGATAGCCTCATCGTCGGCCGAGATCGGTGTCGTCTTCGGAGCCATCGCCCTCGTCACGGGCTCGATCTGGGCGAGGTTCGCATGGGGGGTGTGGTGGACCTGGGACGTCAGGCTGACCACAACATTGATCCTGTGGCTGGCATATCTGGGTTACATCCTGGTAAGATGCATGGCCCAGGACGAAAAGAGGAGGACCTTCAGCGCAGTTATAGGGATTGCGGCGTTTGCCGATGTCCCCCTGGTCTTTCTATCGATAAGGTGGTGGAGATCGATCCATCCCGTCGTGATAACCCGAAGCGGGATGAACCTCAGTCCCAGGATGAAGCTGGCCTTTTTCATATCGCTGGCTGCCGTGACCATGCTTTACCTCTGCCTGATGATAGTGAGGGTGAGGCTTGAAAGGATGAAGGATATCGTGGATACCATGAGGGAGAGATGA
- the ccmA gene encoding heme ABC exporter ATP-binding protein CcmA — protein sequence MVILKQIGLKMRLSVRGLRKSFGNKEILKGVDLDVVDGEVLCITGPNGAGKTTLIKILSTLLRPDEGEIVMEGEDPFKNPRPFRRRIGVLSHDPMLYRQLTARENLRYVSRIYGIGNGDEKVEGWLKRVGLIHFADEKVGDFSEGMRQRLAVARAMIHSPDLLLLDEPFASLDRDGVEMLIELIRGHLSRGGSAVVTSHMNWLLERISSHTFRLSEGRLR from the coding sequence TTGGTTATTCTAAAACAGATAGGGTTAAAGATGAGATTATCGGTCAGGGGGTTGAGAAAGAGCTTCGGAAATAAGGAGATCCTCAAAGGGGTGGATCTAGATGTAGTAGACGGCGAGGTCTTATGCATCACAGGTCCTAACGGGGCGGGCAAAACTACCCTGATCAAGATCCTCTCCACCTTGCTTCGCCCCGACGAAGGGGAAATCGTCATGGAGGGCGAAGATCCCTTCAAAAATCCCAGGCCCTTCAGAAGGCGTATTGGGGTGTTGTCGCATGATCCGATGCTGTATAGGCAACTGACGGCCAGGGAAAACCTCAGATATGTCTCTCGAATCTACGGGATTGGGAACGGTGATGAGAAGGTCGAAGGATGGTTGAAGAGGGTCGGGCTGATCCACTTCGCCGATGAAAAGGTGGGGGATTTCTCGGAGGGGATGAGGCAGAGGTTGGCCGTGGCGAGGGCGATGATACATTCCCCTGACCTCCTGCTCCTGGATGAACCCTTTGCCTCCCTGGATCGAGATGGGGTGGAGATGTTGATCGAGCTGATCCGAGGCCATCTCTCCCGCGGTGGCTCCGCTGTCGTCACCTCACATATGAATTGGTTGCTTGAGAGGATATCATCTCACACTTTCAGGCTTTCGGAGGGCAGGTTGAGGTGA
- a CDS encoding heme exporter protein CcmB, which yields MRPWWGIVLRDAKLSLFRSESLPLSLAFGVLVVLVFALTSDPMGLKKETKSGIIWCGFAFSGVVTLTGSFRRERESGGIELMRLSGLPAEMIYLGKLTSGFIATSASNLVIGMAGGIMLGLKVDPNGIAKLCAIAALGTFGICTVGTLIAAISSELKGGESLLVALLMPLLFPMVIASAKSFSAVLTGESIIGKWLWLGAVYAGMFLVISLLLFEEVIET from the coding sequence ATGCGTCCATGGTGGGGGATTGTACTGCGAGATGCGAAATTAAGTCTATTTCGCTCAGAGTCGCTCCCGTTGAGCCTCGCCTTCGGCGTGCTGGTGGTGTTGGTCTTCGCCCTGACGAGCGATCCGATGGGGTTGAAGAAGGAGACCAAATCGGGGATCATATGGTGTGGGTTTGCCTTTTCGGGGGTGGTCACGCTTACCGGATCGTTCCGAAGGGAGAGGGAGAGCGGCGGGATCGAGCTGATGAGGCTCTCCGGCCTTCCGGCGGAGATGATATACTTGGGCAAGTTGACATCCGGATTCATAGCCACATCCGCCTCCAACCTCGTCATTGGGATGGCCGGGGGGATCATGCTCGGGCTGAAGGTCGATCCGAACGGAATCGCTAAGCTATGTGCCATAGCAGCGCTTGGGACGTTCGGGATATGCACTGTGGGAACGCTCATAGCCGCCATTTCATCCGAGCTTAAGGGCGGGGAGAGCTTGCTAGTGGCGTTGCTCATGCCGTTGCTCTTCCCGATGGTCATCGCCTCAGCTAAGTCCTTCAGCGCGGTTTTAACGGGGGAAAGCATAATAGGGAAATGGCTCTGGCTCGGAGCGGTCTATGCCGGCATGTTCCTTGTCATCTCCCTGCTTCTCTTCGAGGAGGTGATAGAGACTTGA
- a CDS encoding PilZ domain-containing protein, which translates to MQEKRMFPRIGSQMLVKYIVVTESEFKKRVSDTLTEDISVRGIRFVSEEELPPGTRLVLELNLPDVDHPITPPGKVVWCSPRNGGYEVGVELIWLSFQDEDQLALANYINSMLELGRG; encoded by the coding sequence ATGCAGGAGAAAAGGATGTTCCCGCGTATCGGAAGCCAAATGCTGGTCAAATATATCGTGGTTACTGAAAGCGAATTTAAAAAGCGAGTCAGCGATACGCTCACAGAGGATATCAGCGTCAGAGGCATTAGATTCGTATCGGAAGAGGAATTGCCGCCGGGGACGAGGCTGGTGCTGGAGTTGAACCTTCCCGATGTGGACCATCCGATTACCCCTCCAGGCAAGGTGGTATGGTGTAGTCCCAGAAATGGCGGATACGAAGTAGGTGTCGAGCTTATCTGGCTCTCATTCCAGGATGAGGATCAGCTTGCACTTGCCAACTACATCAATTCGATGCTGGAGTTAGGAAGGGGATGA
- a CDS encoding cupin domain-containing protein, protein MDNPNIIKWDEDRKREHDRGYSMPYVNEGSCGARELEMHISVINPGQRAHPPHAHEGEEIMFLLEGTAEAIIGEERYVIGPYTALFCPENVLHGLRNCGDTPIKYLVIRSTSRSRLDDKPKI, encoded by the coding sequence ATGGACAATCCCAACATCATCAAATGGGATGAGGATCGAAAACGGGAGCATGATCGGGGTTACTCCATGCCCTATGTGAATGAGGGATCTTGTGGCGCACGAGAACTGGAGATGCATATCTCGGTTATCAACCCGGGTCAGCGTGCCCATCCGCCCCACGCCCATGAAGGGGAGGAGATCATGTTCCTGCTGGAGGGCACCGCTGAGGCGATAATCGGCGAGGAGAGGTATGTTATCGGCCCATATACGGCGCTTTTCTGCCCGGAGAACGTCCTCCACGGCCTGCGCAACTGCGGCGATACCCCTATCAAATACCTGGTCATTCGAAGCACTTCACGTTCACGGCTTGATGATAAGCCTAAAATTTAA
- the rsmB gene encoding 16S rRNA (cytosine(967)-C(5))-methyltransferase RsmB: MNLRRISYRILTRALKGEIPKKLIEEAYYRLGLSHAQRAFVAEMVYGTLRWLMKLDWIIDRFLERPEKLDGKVRNVLRLGIYQMDFMGSVPDYAAINECVELVKWIFRREPYLAKPMARLTNAVLRRYRRERGRLRFPSLDEDPVRHISINQSHPEWLVRRWVKRWGVEWTLELCEANNSPPPITLRANALRCSRDQLVEELKGEGLDVSPGRYAPEAVRIEGHPVFERLESFKKGLFFLQDEASMLVVHALSPQVGDLVIDVCAAPGGKTTHIAEMTRNLATVIALDVSGKRLKLIRENCARLGITEVRIKRHDASEPAEDLLNRADRVLVDVPCSNTGVIRRHPDLKWKRSEEDIEKLADLQFRILLASAQYVKRGGVLVYSTCSLEEEENEGVIERFLEEVKGFEPESVADYLPYSAKELVTWEGFMRSSPHIHGLDGFFAARLRRR, encoded by the coding sequence ATGAACCTGAGGAGGATATCCTATCGGATTCTGACCAGAGCGCTCAAAGGGGAGATACCGAAAAAGCTGATCGAAGAGGCATACTATAGGCTCGGACTTTCACATGCCCAGAGGGCCTTTGTCGCTGAAATGGTCTATGGGACACTCAGATGGTTGATGAAGCTGGACTGGATCATCGATCGGTTTCTCGAAAGGCCCGAGAAGCTGGACGGGAAAGTCAGGAACGTCCTCAGATTGGGGATATATCAGATGGATTTCATGGGATCGGTTCCAGATTATGCGGCGATAAATGAGTGCGTGGAGCTCGTAAAGTGGATCTTCAGGCGGGAGCCGTATCTCGCAAAACCGATGGCGCGTCTGACGAACGCCGTGCTTCGCAGATACCGGAGGGAGAGGGGACGACTTCGATTCCCAAGCCTTGATGAGGATCCGGTCAGACATATCTCCATCAACCAATCCCATCCTGAGTGGCTCGTGAGGAGATGGGTTAAAAGATGGGGTGTGGAGTGGACGCTAGAACTTTGTGAAGCGAACAATTCCCCTCCGCCCATCACGTTGAGGGCCAACGCTCTTAGATGTTCTAGGGATCAACTTGTGGAGGAGCTAAAAGGGGAAGGGTTGGATGTCAGTCCGGGGAGATACGCCCCTGAAGCGGTGAGGATCGAGGGTCATCCGGTCTTCGAAAGGCTTGAAAGCTTCAAAAAGGGTCTTTTCTTCCTCCAGGATGAGGCATCCATGCTGGTCGTGCATGCCCTTTCGCCTCAGGTGGGAGATCTCGTGATAGATGTCTGTGCCGCCCCCGGGGGCAAAACCACCCATATAGCGGAGATGACAAGGAACCTTGCAACCGTGATAGCGCTGGACGTCTCCGGCAAGAGGCTGAAGCTCATCCGTGAAAATTGCGCAAGGCTTGGGATTACAGAGGTGAGGATCAAACGACATGATGCCTCGGAGCCAGCCGAGGACCTGCTTAACCGGGCGGATAGGGTTCTGGTAGATGTTCCCTGCTCAAACACGGGCGTCATCAGGAGACATCCCGACCTGAAGTGGAAGAGATCGGAGGAGGATATAGAAAAGCTAGCTGACCTTCAGTTTCGGATACTCCTCGCATCGGCACAGTACGTCAAGAGGGGAGGCGTGCTCGTCTACAGCACCTGCAGCCTGGAGGAAGAGGAGAATGAGGGGGTTATCGAGAGGTTTCTGGAGGAGGTAAAGGGTTTCGAGCCGGAGTCGGTGGCGGATTATCTGCCATACTCAGCCAAAGAGCTGGTCACGTGGGAGGGGTTTATGAGGTCTTCCCCCCATATTCACGGCCTGGACGGTTTTTTCGCAGCAAGGTTGAGACGGAGGTAG
- a CDS encoding FAD:protein FMN transferase, with protein MRYFRYIHLLITSLVLAIDLLGCGSDVRKVSETRELMGTFVEITAYDRSPSEAKRAIDLAFKEMERIDQLMSTYKRESEVSRLNRDGYLENPSQELRYVIEKALYYSRLSDGAFDITVQPILKLYTHTYKELGRPPTREELESAKELVGYENIALGRNAIRLNKKGAMITLGGIAKGYAIDKAIESLRESGIKSALVNAGGDIRAIGVKPGGERWHIALRNPRKEREYITIIYVTDEAVATSGDYERYFDQSKKVHHIINPKTGRSATELISVTIVADKAIDADALATTVFVLGPKRGLQLIESMDRVEGLLITHDRRIIRSSGFKRFERPFRSG; from the coding sequence ATGAGATACTTCAGATATATCCACCTCCTGATCACCTCGCTCGTTTTGGCGATCGACCTTTTGGGCTGTGGAAGTGATGTGAGAAAGGTATCGGAGACAAGGGAGTTGATGGGAACTTTTGTCGAGATTACAGCCTACGACAGATCTCCTTCGGAGGCGAAAAGGGCGATCGACCTGGCGTTTAAGGAGATGGAAAGGATCGATCAGCTTATGAGCACCTATAAAAGGGAAAGTGAGGTCTCAAGGCTCAATAGAGACGGGTATCTCGAAAATCCCTCTCAAGAGCTGAGATACGTCATAGAAAAAGCGCTTTATTACTCCAGGCTCTCAGATGGCGCTTTCGATATCACCGTTCAGCCGATCCTGAAGCTCTACACGCATACCTATAAAGAGCTGGGCAGGCCTCCTACAAGAGAGGAGCTGGAGTCGGCGAAGGAGCTCGTCGGGTATGAGAATATCGCTCTTGGGAGGAACGCGATCCGACTTAACAAAAAAGGGGCTATGATAACCTTGGGTGGGATAGCGAAGGGATATGCCATAGACAAGGCTATAGAGTCGCTTAGGGAAAGCGGGATAAAGAGCGCCCTCGTTAACGCCGGAGGGGATATAAGGGCGATAGGTGTTAAGCCTGGAGGTGAGAGATGGCATATCGCCCTTAGAAATCCTCGAAAGGAGAGGGAATATATAACGATCATCTACGTCACGGATGAGGCCGTCGCCACAAGCGGGGATTATGAGAGATATTTCGATCAAAGTAAGAAGGTTCACCATATCATCAATCCCAAGACCGGCAGATCGGCAACCGAGCTTATAAGCGTCACGATCGTCGCTGATAAAGCGATAGATGCCGATGCGCTGGCGACGACCGTCTTCGTCCTCGGTCCCAAAAGGGGGCTTCAGTTGATTGAATCCATGGATCGAGTGGAGGGATTGCTTATAACGCATGATAGAAGGATAATTAGATCAAGCGGTTTCAAACGGTTTGAACGCCCATTTCGGTCGGGGTGA
- a CDS encoding Gfo/Idh/MocA family oxidoreductase: MDKLKLALVGAGRRGAGAYLPVIPKMDDVFDFVAICDINPDTARSLAERHGVNAYTSVRDLAAREKVDVAVLTVPGDAHHPISCFLSEHGVHQLVETPIAITLPLADLMMETARRNGVKIEVAENYYRAPSRRFTLKVIEDGVIGKVSRIYRIFQEGGYHGMSLLRKLAGADPVSILGISHTTPILPITDRMKRHHTEERWTLGYIDFANGVAALMCYSNVIHARSLGRGQVSITQIDGSAGTIVGEDVYVVPEERLQSGAVAEKHSPRRITKEIDGVKVLQSIEMELPDRTIRWENPFSRYPITEGQVAVADELMSIARAVLNDTEPEYGAAAGRLDQEMNIAMIESGRGGRRSISFPLREMTEYERQVHRRYQDKYGHPPEEWEALVDVMFPRV, from the coding sequence ATGGATAAGCTGAAGCTGGCCCTTGTGGGGGCCGGAAGACGAGGTGCGGGGGCGTATCTGCCCGTTATACCGAAGATGGATGACGTGTTCGATTTCGTCGCCATCTGCGATATCAATCCCGATACCGCCCGGAGCCTCGCCGAGCGACACGGGGTAAACGCATACACCAGCGTGCGCGATTTGGCCGCTAGAGAGAAGGTGGATGTGGCGGTGTTAACGGTGCCGGGGGATGCTCATCACCCTATCTCATGTTTTCTCTCCGAGCATGGGGTTCATCAACTGGTGGAAACCCCGATAGCCATCACCCTGCCTCTTGCCGATCTGATGATGGAGACGGCGCGGCGTAATGGGGTTAAGATCGAGGTGGCCGAAAATTACTACCGAGCGCCTTCCAGGAGGTTCACCCTAAAGGTGATAGAGGATGGGGTTATCGGGAAGGTCTCCAGGATATACCGCATCTTTCAAGAGGGAGGCTATCACGGGATGAGCCTTCTTCGCAAGCTGGCGGGGGCCGATCCGGTATCGATTTTGGGGATATCCCACACCACCCCTATCCTGCCCATAACCGACCGCATGAAGAGACATCATACCGAGGAGCGATGGACTCTGGGGTACATCGATTTTGCCAACGGTGTCGCGGCGCTTATGTGCTACTCCAACGTCATCCACGCCCGATCCCTCGGTCGGGGACAGGTGAGCATCACTCAGATCGACGGGAGCGCTGGCACCATCGTAGGCGAGGACGTATACGTCGTGCCGGAGGAGAGACTCCAGTCCGGCGCCGTCGCCGAGAAGCATTCCCCACGCCGGATCACAAAGGAGATCGATGGAGTGAAGGTGCTCCAGAGTATTGAGATGGAGCTCCCCGATCGGACGATAAGATGGGAAAATCCCTTCAGTCGATACCCGATAACTGAGGGACAGGTGGCCGTGGCGGATGAGCTGATGAGTATCGCAAGGGCGGTGCTGAACGATACGGAACCGGAATACGGCGCTGCGGCCGGAAGGCTGGATCAGGAGATGAACATCGCTATGATAGAATCGGGCAGAGGTGGCAGAAGAAGTATATCCTTCCCCTTGAGGGAGATGACCGAGTATGAACGGCAGGTACATCGAAGATATCAGGACAAATATGGACATCCGCCGGAGGAATGGGAAGCTCTGGTGGACGTTATGTTTCCAAGGGTTTAA